In Bacillus marinisedimentorum, a genomic segment contains:
- a CDS encoding DoxX family protein: protein MVKWLRENNIASALLLVLRVYLGYSWLTGGWGKITGGGFDASGFLQGAVGKASGDHPAVQGWWASFLEGFAIPNVGLFNILVPWGEFLVGIALILGIFTSFAALMGITMNFAFLFSGTTSTNPQMVLLTIFILVAGANAGKYGLDRYVMPIIRKALNKDAKEVYTN from the coding sequence ATGGTTAAATGGTTAAGAGAAAACAACATCGCATCTGCACTGCTGCTCGTTTTGAGAGTATATCTCGGTTATTCCTGGCTCACCGGCGGCTGGGGGAAAATCACCGGGGGAGGATTTGACGCATCCGGCTTCCTGCAAGGCGCAGTCGGAAAAGCCTCAGGCGATCACCCAGCTGTCCAGGGCTGGTGGGCATCTTTCCTTGAAGGCTTCGCAATTCCGAATGTCGGCCTGTTCAACATCCTTGTTCCGTGGGGCGAATTCCTTGTTGGGATTGCATTGATTCTCGGCATCTTCACATCTTTCGCAGCATTGATGGGAATCACAATGAACTTTGCCTTCCTGTTCTCAGGCACAACAAGCACAAACCCGCAAATGGTCCTTTTGACAATCTTCATCCTTGTCGCTGGTGCGAATGCCGGAAAATACGGCCTTGACCGCTATGTAATGCCGATCATCCGCAAAGCGCTCAACAAAGACGCAAAAGAAGTTTATACAAACTAA
- the cbpA gene encoding cyclic di-AMP binding protein CbpA translates to MEIQRTPKHKVVHASETDSVKEALSVLEGSGYRCVPVLDETMTQFRGLVYKIDLVEYLLEKEGSEDDPIEHLVTDRHASIREDASFAESLKIKRLPFLAVLDSTNQFTGILTHNHVMGMIEDALGFRSGGYHLTIATQEHKGALKKLTRLLDRYNIEGIFTYDNGDPYLRRIMVTLPYNSPIEDLKQKLEVRGFRLTGVEKIGKKQ, encoded by the coding sequence ATGGAGATTCAGCGTACCCCGAAACACAAGGTTGTCCACGCATCAGAGACTGATTCTGTAAAAGAAGCACTGTCAGTATTGGAGGGCTCGGGATATCGGTGTGTCCCTGTGCTGGATGAAACGATGACGCAGTTCAGAGGGCTTGTCTACAAAATCGATCTGGTCGAGTATCTTCTTGAAAAGGAAGGGAGCGAAGACGATCCGATTGAACACTTGGTCACTGACCGGCATGCAAGCATCCGCGAAGATGCATCATTCGCTGAATCACTTAAAATCAAACGCCTTCCGTTTCTCGCTGTCCTCGACAGCACAAACCAATTTACCGGCATCCTTACGCATAACCATGTGATGGGCATGATTGAGGATGCACTCGGTTTCCGTTCGGGCGGCTATCATTTGACCATTGCGACACAGGAACATAAGGGTGCATTGAAGAAATTAACGCGGCTGCTTGACCGGTATAACATTGAAGGGATATTCACTTATGATAACGGGGATCCGTATTTGCGCCGAATCATGGTCACACTTCCATATAACTCGCCGATTGAAGACCTCAAGCAGAAGCTTGAGGTCCGCGGATTCCGGCTGACAGGTGTAGAAAAGATCGGTAAAAAGCAATAG
- a CDS encoding sensor histidine kinase: protein MEILKQLLLNLSLLLIILFFFQMWSERNEKPPTKRSYIIYFLLSLLVCFLLTIEIRHDYIIDLRQIPATLAGLYAGWLGSFSLLGSVILIRSLFGIDYGFWVTVIAYTIQAVLTGFFHSWFKKQNTSRRVLLAAGLTFIPLLITLIAQGLRVGRLQLDIWLSFLAIALLGSVIVILTIESIKKHSIMRDNIMKAKKIEVVSHLSASISHEVRNPLCAVRGFLQLIQEPDFPVEKKKEFSQVAMIELDRAEQIITDYLTFAKPTIQQRTEDINLTEALAKVATVVTPLANMNSVDIRKELEGSGFVKGDSTKFFQSIMNIVKNGIEAMPNGGVLLIRAEQTGNRMLITISDTGTGMTKEQLHRLGEPYFSTKGIKGTGLGMMVTYSVIHSMGGHIHVKSEPGSGTVFEISLPRVKGIGDKAV, encoded by the coding sequence ATGGAAATACTGAAACAGCTTCTGTTAAATCTCAGTCTGCTGCTGATTATTTTATTCTTCTTTCAGATGTGGAGTGAGCGCAACGAAAAACCGCCGACCAAACGGAGCTACATCATATATTTTCTCCTCTCCCTGCTCGTCTGTTTCCTGTTAACCATTGAAATCCGGCATGATTACATCATCGATTTGCGCCAGATTCCCGCCACCCTTGCCGGACTGTATGCAGGTTGGCTCGGAAGTTTCAGTTTGCTCGGAAGTGTCATCTTGATCCGCTCCCTGTTTGGAATTGATTATGGGTTCTGGGTAACAGTGATTGCTTATACCATTCAGGCCGTTTTGACGGGCTTCTTCCATTCCTGGTTCAAGAAGCAAAATACGAGCCGGAGGGTATTGCTGGCGGCCGGGCTTACTTTCATACCGCTGCTGATTACACTGATTGCACAGGGATTGCGGGTCGGACGTCTCCAGCTGGATATTTGGCTCAGCTTCCTGGCGATCGCGCTGCTCGGTTCCGTTATTGTGATTTTAACCATAGAATCGATCAAGAAGCATTCCATCATGCGGGATAATATTATGAAAGCCAAAAAAATAGAGGTCGTCAGTCATTTGAGTGCCTCGATTTCACACGAAGTCCGCAACCCGCTATGCGCTGTCAGAGGTTTTTTGCAGCTGATCCAGGAGCCGGACTTCCCTGTTGAAAAGAAAAAAGAATTTTCACAGGTGGCGATGATCGAGCTTGACCGCGCCGAACAGATCATTACTGATTACCTTACGTTCGCCAAACCGACGATCCAGCAGCGAACGGAAGATATCAATCTAACGGAAGCGCTGGCCAAAGTTGCAACTGTCGTCACGCCGCTAGCCAATATGAATAGTGTCGATATCCGAAAGGAGCTGGAAGGCTCAGGTTTTGTAAAGGGGGATAGCACGAAGTTTTTCCAGAGCATCATGAATATTGTCAAAAACGGCATTGAAGCAATGCCTAACGGCGGCGTTCTCCTCATTCGTGCCGAACAAACCGGAAACCGGATGCTTATAACGATTAGCGACACCGGAACAGGCATGACGAAAGAACAGCTGCACCGGCTCGGGGAACCTTACTTTTCCACAAAAGGCATCAAGGGCACAGGGCTCGGAATGATGGTCACCTATTCTGTGATTCATTCGATGGGCGGCCATATCCATGTCAAAAGCGAACCGGGAAGCGGCACGGTTTTCGAGATCAGCTTGCCGCGGGTTAAAGGGATTGGAGACAAAGCAGTTTAG
- a CDS encoding DUF2332 domain-containing protein, whose translation MRFQTFAENECKNSSSLYESLSMNIKEDRELLAVASEARPGQPVPNLLFGAVHYLLLKGKKHELKEFYPGLSKNARDPAQAFSHFKDFCKIYQNEIIGLLRTKRVQTNEVRRTGYLYPCFSHIYQKTQKPLTLIEIGTSSGLQLLFDKYSYSYGDDQTYGDRNSSVHIHSEIRGEKQPLLLPESPPVAERIGIDLYVNDLSDEEDYLWMRALIWPEHKERVKLFKKAAQMVKSNPPQLIEGDGVRLLDKLALYAPEDSTLCIFHTHVANQMPDDVKYDLINKVTDLAQTRDLYHIYNNMWDRDLHLDSYINGKLQSQVAAKTDGHARWFEWELEQNFLKMT comes from the coding sequence ATGCGGTTTCAAACATTTGCAGAAAATGAGTGCAAAAATTCCAGCAGCCTTTACGAATCCCTGTCCATGAATATAAAAGAAGACCGGGAGCTGCTTGCTGTCGCCTCAGAGGCACGGCCTGGCCAGCCCGTCCCCAACTTGCTGTTCGGAGCAGTCCACTACCTTCTTTTAAAAGGGAAAAAACATGAGCTGAAAGAATTTTACCCCGGTTTAAGCAAAAACGCCCGTGACCCCGCTCAAGCGTTCAGTCATTTCAAGGATTTTTGTAAAATCTATCAAAATGAAATCATCGGGCTCCTCAGAACAAAAAGGGTCCAGACAAATGAAGTGCGGCGCACCGGCTATCTCTACCCTTGCTTTTCCCATATCTATCAAAAAACTCAGAAGCCGCTCACGCTTATTGAAATCGGAACAAGCTCAGGGCTTCAGCTGTTATTTGACAAATATTCGTACTCCTACGGTGATGACCAGACATACGGCGACAGGAATTCTTCCGTCCATATTCATTCGGAGATCCGCGGTGAAAAGCAGCCGCTGCTGCTTCCTGAAAGTCCTCCGGTGGCAGAACGGATCGGGATTGATCTTTATGTCAATGACCTCTCTGACGAAGAAGACTACTTGTGGATGAGAGCATTAATCTGGCCTGAACACAAAGAAAGGGTCAAGCTTTTTAAAAAGGCCGCCCAAATGGTAAAAAGCAATCCTCCCCAATTGATTGAAGGAGACGGGGTGCGGCTTCTGGATAAATTGGCCCTCTATGCGCCCGAAGACTCCACACTATGCATTTTCCACACCCATGTCGCCAACCAGATGCCGGATGATGTCAAATATGACCTTATCAACAAGGTGACAGACCTGGCTCAAACACGCGATCTCTATCACATTTACAACAATATGTGGGACAGGGATCTTCATTTGGATTCCTACATAAACGGGAAATTGCAGTCCCAGGTAGCGGCCAAAACGGACGGCCATGCGCGGTGGTTCGAATGGGAGCTTGAACAGAACTTTTTGAAGATGACTTGA
- a CDS encoding TetR/AcrR family transcriptional regulator: MRDKTEQILTAAIKVFIKKGFLQTTTQEIAKEADVAEVTLYRKFSTKQNLFETVVKKALENEFHAKILKYAGELETENFLKEVLNDRLTALSKNQKLAKTLLAESFMGHLSDEINFPVIIFNGLKKGLDAHCTNLNEKPDTDLLARQIGGILLSTLTFPAQTPYHKLTAEEKEAVLTYHVNSLKVNLER; the protein is encoded by the coding sequence ATGAGGGATAAGACAGAGCAGATTTTAACTGCAGCGATAAAGGTGTTTATAAAGAAAGGGTTCCTGCAGACGACGACCCAGGAAATCGCAAAGGAAGCCGATGTAGCAGAAGTGACGCTTTACCGCAAGTTTTCCACAAAGCAAAATCTTTTTGAAACGGTCGTGAAAAAAGCTCTGGAGAATGAATTTCACGCGAAGATCCTCAAGTATGCGGGAGAACTTGAAACGGAAAATTTTTTAAAAGAAGTATTGAATGACAGGCTCACTGCGCTATCAAAGAATCAGAAGCTGGCCAAAACACTGCTTGCCGAAAGTTTTATGGGCCATTTATCAGATGAAATCAACTTTCCTGTCATCATCTTCAATGGCCTTAAAAAAGGCCTGGATGCCCATTGCACCAATTTGAACGAGAAGCCGGACACGGATCTGCTTGCCAGACAGATCGGCGGGATCCTGCTTAGCACGCTCACTTTTCCAGCCCAAACACCGTATCATAAACTTACAGCGGAAGAGAAGGAAGCGGTATTGACTTACCATGTTAATTCACTGAAAGTGAATTTAGAACGATAA
- a CDS encoding efflux RND transporter permease subunit, whose amino-acid sequence MMKNKSADSAKKTVIKMAPAVLTALLATAVGFLSLYTSPVPMIQDFGKMLTIGMAVSFVVGLFILIPILFTRDHFFTKPAKEKEKRKPEHSKMENVFGVLTNIIVKLRWLILLVAIVTAAAGIWGDMQTGVETDVETFMPQDTQELEDIHRLRDILGTTDQVSVMYSADNVLDEEALEWTEEMTGSLKNEFPSVVVDTNSLTVLLKQANDGDMPDQEETADILADLPEEQLKLFVNEERDSAVLTVGIKHLEAEELQNFISGMEEYVSESQPEGIDATVTGKSVLDVEMVTALTTGRYKMTLLGMGLVFMVLLMIYRHPVKAFIPLLPIMFIVGWSGGIMYLYDIHYTPLTATLGALIIGIGTEFTILIMERFYEERRKGEPRREAIMTANKKIGKAIFASAFTTIGGFSALLVSDFVILSNFGMMTLVNISFALLSTLIVLPAILMVLDRFVRTKVTDESGRETVAG is encoded by the coding sequence ATGATGAAAAACAAAAGCGCCGATAGTGCCAAAAAGACCGTGATCAAGATGGCGCCCGCTGTCCTTACAGCCCTTTTGGCGACAGCAGTAGGGTTTTTATCACTATATACTTCACCAGTGCCGATGATACAAGATTTCGGGAAAATGCTGACAATCGGGATGGCGGTCAGTTTTGTAGTCGGGCTCTTCATTTTAATTCCGATTTTGTTTACCCGAGATCATTTTTTCACAAAACCAGCTAAGGAGAAAGAAAAGAGAAAGCCTGAACATTCAAAAATGGAGAACGTATTTGGAGTTCTCACCAACATAATCGTTAAGCTGAGATGGCTGATTCTTTTAGTCGCGATTGTCACTGCCGCAGCCGGCATATGGGGAGACATGCAGACAGGGGTTGAAACAGATGTAGAAACGTTTATGCCGCAGGATACCCAGGAACTGGAGGATATTCACAGGCTGCGTGATATTCTGGGCACCACCGATCAGGTCTCAGTCATGTACAGTGCAGACAATGTTCTTGATGAGGAAGCACTGGAATGGACTGAAGAAATGACTGGTTCTCTCAAGAATGAGTTCCCGTCTGTTGTAGTCGACACAAATTCGTTGACTGTCCTTCTGAAGCAAGCAAATGACGGCGACATGCCAGATCAGGAAGAAACAGCCGATATTCTCGCTGATCTGCCGGAAGAACAGTTGAAGCTTTTTGTGAATGAAGAAAGAGACAGTGCTGTTTTGACAGTCGGGATCAAACACCTGGAAGCAGAGGAACTGCAGAATTTCATTTCGGGGATGGAAGAATACGTTTCAGAAAGCCAGCCGGAAGGCATAGATGCGACAGTAACCGGAAAATCGGTTCTGGATGTGGAAATGGTCACTGCACTGACAACAGGCCGATACAAAATGACGCTGTTGGGGATGGGACTCGTCTTTATGGTGCTGCTGATGATTTACCGGCATCCGGTAAAAGCGTTCATTCCGTTGCTGCCGATCATGTTCATCGTCGGCTGGTCAGGCGGGATCATGTACTTGTATGACATTCATTATACCCCGTTAACGGCTACCCTTGGTGCCCTCATAATCGGAATCGGGACCGAATTCACTATTTTGATCATGGAACGGTTTTATGAAGAACGCCGGAAAGGGGAGCCGAGAAGGGAAGCAATCATGACAGCCAATAAAAAAATCGGCAAAGCCATTTTCGCATCCGCCTTCACTACAATCGGAGGTTTCAGCGCTCTGCTTGTATCAGACTTCGTGATATTGAGCAACTTTGGTATGATGACATTAGTGAACATATCATTTGCTCTTCTCAGTACACTTATCGTCCTGCCGGCAATTTTAATGGTGCTGGACCGGTTTGTCCGGACAAAGGTCACTGATGAGAGCGGAAGAGAAACAGTTGCGGGGTGA
- a CDS encoding MMPL family transporter — protein MKVLKLIADGIVKYPMKVVTITIVAILLFAVGAQQVEMATGNNTLIEEDTKVYQDNLKLEREFGGESVIVIYEAEQEAELLTPETLQQMKDLEGQLATQDGIYSIVGPHTAVENIARQKAEKYEEGLTEMADGLQEMGEKLGEISTNIEENASSQSGLPDFGSKISEMEKGIGKMVEGQKKLEQGTGKLVNGYSSMGGQLKDVSLKLQQSAVQMENAAAGSQAQKKQAAELNQLGLQLGGMADKMVTAAEKSGQLPGVSRNTINGLEGIEKGLKGQQSQLDEMSEQQAQQQKDLEELADGLAEMGENLVSMSDNLSEMISYSDSMTPAIPEEQATLDQMIYEDDGSLRSMFDEMMIDGQYMTFMIKFTGDATDADKSEVVVFVKDFMEDNPIEGIDTMVSGKPVLDDSIRTEMKKSMQKMMGLSILFMILVLGIVFRVRWRILPLVIILIAVIGTVGLMGWLSVPITMVSMAVFPILIGLGIDYAIQFQSRYTEEMKGEEQ, from the coding sequence ATGAAGGTACTGAAATTAATTGCTGACGGAATCGTAAAGTATCCAATGAAAGTTGTAACAATTACAATAGTTGCCATTTTATTGTTTGCTGTCGGAGCACAGCAGGTGGAAATGGCGACAGGGAACAACACACTGATTGAGGAAGATACGAAGGTGTATCAGGATAACCTGAAATTGGAACGGGAATTTGGCGGTGAATCGGTTATCGTGATTTACGAAGCTGAACAAGAAGCCGAATTGTTGACCCCTGAAACCTTGCAGCAAATGAAAGACCTTGAGGGGCAGCTGGCGACGCAGGACGGAATCTATTCAATCGTTGGTCCCCATACAGCTGTTGAAAATATAGCAAGGCAAAAAGCTGAAAAATATGAAGAAGGGCTCACTGAAATGGCTGACGGGCTGCAGGAAATGGGAGAAAAACTTGGAGAAATAAGCACAAATATCGAAGAAAATGCTTCCAGCCAGTCAGGCTTGCCGGATTTCGGATCGAAGATTTCTGAAATGGAGAAGGGCATAGGCAAGATGGTCGAAGGACAAAAGAAACTCGAGCAGGGAACGGGGAAATTGGTGAACGGCTATTCCAGCATGGGAGGACAGCTCAAAGACGTATCGCTGAAACTCCAGCAATCTGCCGTACAAATGGAAAATGCGGCTGCAGGCAGCCAGGCCCAAAAGAAACAGGCAGCCGAGTTGAACCAGCTTGGCCTTCAGCTTGGCGGTATGGCTGATAAGATGGTCACTGCAGCCGAGAAAAGCGGCCAGCTTCCCGGTGTATCCAGGAACACAATCAACGGGCTGGAAGGTATCGAAAAAGGGCTCAAAGGACAGCAGAGTCAGCTGGATGAAATGAGCGAACAGCAGGCTCAGCAGCAAAAAGACCTGGAAGAACTTGCAGATGGTCTAGCAGAAATGGGAGAAAATCTTGTTTCAATGAGTGATAACCTCAGTGAGATGATTTCTTATTCTGACAGTATGACACCTGCCATCCCGGAGGAACAGGCGACACTTGATCAAATGATATATGAAGATGACGGTTCGCTGCGGAGCATGTTTGACGAGATGATGATTGACGGACAGTATATGACGTTCATGATCAAGTTTACGGGCGACGCAACGGATGCCGATAAAAGTGAAGTTGTCGTCTTTGTAAAGGATTTTATGGAAGATAATCCGATTGAAGGGATAGACACGATGGTGTCAGGCAAGCCGGTTCTGGATGATTCAATCCGTACGGAAATGAAAAAGAGCATGCAGAAAATGATGGGTCTTTCGATTTTGTTCATGATTCTCGTTCTTGGAATAGTGTTCAGGGTGAGGTGGCGGATACTGCCGCTTGTGATAATCTTGATTGCCGTTATCGGAACGGTAGGGTTGATGGGCTGGCTAAGTGTGCCGATCACGATGGTTTCCATGGCGGTCTTCCCGATTTTGATTGGACTCGGCATTGACTATGCAATTCAATTCCAAAGCAGATATACAGAAGAAATGAAAGGGGAGGAACAGTAA